Proteins found in one Nostoc sp. NIES-3756 genomic segment:
- a CDS encoding vWA domain-containing protein: MKVQLLSALSDTNIDATQLNSQRQLAISISAIAEHFEQNLPLNLCLILDQSGSMHGKPLKTVIAAVEKLIDRLQKGDRISVVGFAGSATVIIPNQVVEDPETIKTQIRKRLKASGGTVIAEGLQQGITELMKGTRGAVSQAFLLTDGHGESGIKVWKWEIGPDDSRRCLEFAKKAAKINLTINTLGFGNSWNQDLLEKIADAGGGTLTHIERPEQAVHQFNRLFTRAQSVGLTNAYLMLSLAPNVRLAELRPIAQVAPDIIELPVEPETDGSFIVRLGDLMKNSQRVVLVNLYLGNLPEGQQIIGNVQVRYDNPALDEEGSLSSVWPVYANVMQAYQADFDAEVHKYILTLAKYRQTQLAETKLKQGDRTGAATMLQTAAKTALQIGDSNAATVLQTSATRLQAGEKLSDADLKKTRIVAKTVLQSF; this comes from the coding sequence ATGAAAGTCCAATTGCTCTCAGCCTTAAGTGATACTAATATTGATGCCACTCAATTAAACAGTCAGCGTCAATTAGCCATTTCTATTTCTGCGATCGCCGAGCATTTTGAGCAAAATTTACCGCTCAATTTATGCTTAATTTTGGATCAAAGTGGTTCCATGCACGGTAAGCCGTTGAAAACGGTGATTGCAGCTGTAGAGAAGTTAATAGATCGACTACAGAAGGGGGATCGCATCTCGGTTGTGGGTTTTGCGGGTTCTGCGACAGTCATTATTCCTAATCAAGTTGTCGAAGACCCTGAAACGATCAAAACTCAAATTAGAAAGCGATTGAAGGCTAGTGGCGGTACAGTTATTGCTGAGGGTTTGCAACAGGGAATCACAGAACTGATGAAGGGAACAAGAGGTGCTGTTTCCCAAGCGTTCCTCTTAACAGATGGTCATGGTGAAAGTGGTATCAAAGTTTGGAAGTGGGAAATTGGCCCAGATGATAGTCGGCGCTGTTTAGAATTTGCTAAGAAGGCGGCGAAAATTAATCTCACTATCAATACTCTTGGATTTGGAAACAGTTGGAATCAGGATTTATTGGAAAAAATTGCTGATGCTGGTGGGGGAACTTTAACTCACATTGAGCGTCCAGAACAAGCCGTGCATCAATTTAACCGTCTATTTACGCGGGCGCAGTCGGTAGGGTTAACTAATGCTTATCTGATGCTGTCCCTTGCGCCTAATGTCCGGTTAGCTGAACTACGACCCATTGCCCAAGTTGCCCCTGATATTATTGAGTTACCTGTAGAACCTGAAACCGATGGTAGTTTTATCGTTCGCTTGGGAGATTTGATGAAAAATTCCCAAAGGGTGGTTTTGGTGAATCTTTACCTGGGAAATTTACCCGAAGGACAGCAAATAATTGGCAATGTACAAGTCCGCTATGATAATCCTGCTTTAGATGAAGAAGGTTCGCTGTCATCGGTTTGGCCTGTATATGCAAACGTCATGCAGGCTTATCAAGCAGATTTTGATGCTGAAGTACATAAATATATTTTAACATTGGCTAAGTATCGCCAAACTCAACTAGCTGAGACTAAATTAAAACAAGGCGATCGCACTGGTGCAGCGACAATGTTACAAACGGCTGCAAAAACGGCTTTACAAATTGGTGATAGTAATGCAGCTACGGTTTTACAAACTTCTGCAACTCGCCTCCAAGCCGGGGAAAAACTTTCTGATGCAGATTTGAAGAAGACGAGGATTGTTGCGAAGACGGTTTTACAAAGTTTTTAG
- a CDS encoding vWA domain-containing protein, with product MKVNLQPVLNDANVDAQQSSSQRQLAISISADAEPQDRSVPLNLCLILDHSGSMNGRPLEIVKQAAIRLVDRLKVGDRLSVVAFDHRAKVLVPNQAITDPEQIKKQISRLAADGGTAIDEGLRLGIEELAKGKRETISQAFLLTDGENEHGDNNRCLKFAQLAAGYNLTLNTLGFGDNWNQDVLERIADAGLGSLSYIQKPEQAVDEFGRLFRRIQAVSLNNAYLLLSLAPNVRLAELKPIAQVAPDTIELPLQQETDGRFAVRLGDLMKDVERVILANIYLGQLPEGKQPIANVQVRYDNPVQEQTGLFTPNIPVYANVVGVYQPEINPEVQQSILALAKYRQTQLAEAKLQQGDRAGAATMLQTAAKTALQMGDTGAATVLQTSATQLQAGQDLSESDRKKTRIVSKTVLQDTPK from the coding sequence ATGAAAGTTAATTTGCAGCCTGTCCTCAATGATGCCAATGTGGACGCGCAACAGTCTAGTAGTCAGCGTCAGTTGGCAATTTCGATTTCGGCTGATGCTGAGCCACAAGACCGCAGTGTGCCGCTTAATTTATGTCTGATTCTTGACCATAGTGGTTCGATGAATGGGCGACCGTTAGAGATTGTCAAACAGGCGGCGATACGTTTGGTAGACCGACTTAAAGTTGGCGATCGCCTGAGTGTGGTAGCCTTCGATCATCGGGCTAAGGTCTTAGTACCTAATCAAGCTATTACTGACCCAGAACAAATCAAAAAACAAATTAGTCGGCTGGCGGCGGATGGGGGAACGGCGATTGATGAGGGTTTGCGGCTGGGAATTGAGGAATTAGCCAAGGGTAAGAGAGAAACGATTTCTCAAGCTTTCCTGTTAACTGATGGGGAAAATGAACACGGTGATAATAATCGCTGCTTAAAATTCGCTCAGTTGGCGGCTGGTTATAACTTGACGTTGAATACTCTGGGATTTGGCGATAACTGGAACCAAGATGTTCTAGAAAGAATTGCCGATGCTGGTTTGGGAAGTTTATCTTATATCCAGAAACCCGAACAAGCAGTAGATGAGTTTGGTCGCCTGTTCCGACGGATTCAAGCTGTAAGTTTAAATAATGCTTATTTACTGTTGTCTCTTGCGCCTAATGTCCGGTTGGCAGAACTTAAACCCATTGCCCAAGTAGCACCAGATACAATTGAGTTGCCTTTGCAGCAAGAAACAGATGGTCGTTTTGCTGTTCGCTTGGGTGATTTGATGAAGGATGTAGAAAGGGTGATTTTGGCAAATATTTATCTGGGACAGTTGCCAGAAGGTAAACAACCGATTGCCAATGTGCAAGTACGCTATGATAACCCAGTACAAGAGCAGACGGGGTTATTCACTCCCAACATCCCCGTTTATGCCAATGTTGTCGGGGTATACCAACCAGAAATTAATCCAGAGGTGCAGCAGTCGATTTTGGCTTTGGCTAAGTATCGGCAAACTCAGCTAGCAGAGGCGAAATTACAACAGGGCGATCGCGCAGGTGCGGCTACTATGTTACAAACTGCTGCTAAAACTGCCCTACAAATGGGTGATACAGGTGCGGCGACAGTTTTACAAACCTCTGCAACTCAACTCCAAGCTGGGCAAGATTTATCAGAAAGCGATCGCAAGAAAACTCGGATTGTCTCCAAAACCGTCTTGCAAGATACCCCTAAATGA
- a CDS encoding ATP-dependent Clp protease proteolytic subunit: MENLPIKAVQAPYYGDNSYRTPPPDLPSLLLKERIVYLGMPLVPAVTELIVAQLLYLQSDDPEKPIKIYINSTGTSGYSGDPIGFETEAFAIYDTMKYIKPPIHTICIGSAMGMAAMLLSAGTKGCRASLPNSSIILHQPKSYAQGQATDIQIRAKEVLVNKASMVEIISNTTGQPIEKITKDMDRLFYMTPYQAKDYGLIDRVFEKEELANPPLPASVL, encoded by the coding sequence ATGGAAAACCTCCCCATCAAGGCTGTTCAAGCCCCTTACTACGGCGACAACTCCTACAGGACACCGCCGCCAGATTTACCCTCCCTCCTCCTCAAGGAACGAATAGTCTATTTGGGGATGCCACTGGTTCCTGCTGTTACGGAATTGATAGTTGCTCAACTATTGTATTTACAATCCGACGACCCCGAAAAACCCATTAAAATTTATATCAACTCCACTGGCACATCCGGCTATAGTGGCGACCCCATTGGCTTTGAAACAGAAGCCTTCGCCATCTACGACACCATGAAATACATCAAGCCCCCAATTCACACCATTTGCATCGGTTCAGCGATGGGTATGGCAGCGATGTTACTCAGTGCTGGAACAAAAGGTTGTCGCGCTAGTTTACCCAACTCCTCAATTATCCTGCACCAACCCAAGAGCTACGCCCAAGGTCAAGCAACGGATATCCAAATTCGGGCGAAGGAAGTTCTGGTAAACAAAGCGTCAATGGTTGAGATTATCTCTAACACCACCGGACAGCCGATAGAAAAAATCACCAAAGACATGGATCGTCTTTTCTACATGACTCCTTACCAAGCCAAGGATTACGGCTTAATTGATAGAGTCTTTGAAAAAGAAGAACTCGCCAATCCACCCTTACCAGCAAGTGTGCTTTAA
- a CDS encoding ATP-dependent Clp protease proteolytic subunit, whose translation MPIGVPKVPYRMPGGQFTDWISIYDRLYRERIIFLGRDVDDEIANQIIAVMLYLDSEDPGKDIYLYINSPGGMVTSGLAIYDTMQHIKSDVVTICVGLAASMGSFLLAAGTKGKRLALPHSRIMIHQPSGGTRGQATDIEIEAKEILRIRHQLNQIYANNTGQALAKIEKDMDRDFFMSAQEAKEYGLIDRVIEERL comes from the coding sequence ATGCCTATAGGAGTTCCTAAAGTTCCTTACCGGATGCCAGGCGGTCAGTTTACCGATTGGATTAGTATCTACGATCGCCTCTACCGGGAAAGAATTATTTTCTTGGGACGTGATGTCGATGATGAAATTGCTAACCAAATCATCGCCGTCATGCTGTATCTGGATTCAGAAGACCCAGGTAAAGATATTTACTTATATATCAACTCTCCTGGTGGGATGGTAACATCCGGCTTGGCGATTTATGACACAATGCAACACATCAAATCAGATGTGGTAACAATTTGTGTAGGTTTAGCAGCTTCAATGGGTTCCTTTTTGTTGGCGGCGGGGACAAAAGGCAAACGCCTCGCCCTACCCCATTCCCGGATTATGATCCACCAACCTTCCGGCGGAACCCGTGGACAAGCTACTGACATCGAAATCGAAGCCAAAGAAATTCTGCGGATTCGCCACCAACTAAACCAAATCTACGCTAACAACACAGGTCAAGCCCTAGCCAAAATTGAAAAAGACATGGATCGCGACTTTTTCATGTCCGCCCAAGAGGCTAAGGAGTACGGTTTGATTGACCGTGTGATTGAGGAACGCCTGTAA
- a CDS encoding J domain-containing protein — protein MDLGDCYRLLGLRSGASFADIKASYRRLAQQYHPDINPGDKKAQDKFIALTEAYRFLLTVVPPQETVQKSQQTTTVSSDNTQTTRKEKAPTATATTEKPPAAKPPNIAEIEQRLKWKTYEQLQRFLRERRFPQAIALAEALSARLPKDAEVRQWQAIAYQIWGRALINENQLLKARVYLKKALKTDPHNKALWEEVQRDFQKLEQIF, from the coding sequence ATGGATCTCGGAGATTGCTACCGTTTATTAGGTTTAAGATCGGGGGCTTCATTTGCTGATATTAAAGCGTCATACCGACGACTGGCGCAGCAATATCATCCTGACATCAACCCCGGGGATAAAAAAGCTCAAGATAAGTTTATAGCCTTAACTGAGGCTTACAGATTTCTGTTGACTGTCGTACCGCCGCAGGAAACAGTACAAAAGTCTCAGCAGACCACTACAGTTAGTAGCGATAATACACAAACCACCCGTAAGGAAAAAGCCCCCACCGCTACCGCCACAACGGAAAAACCACCCGCAGCAAAACCACCAAATATTGCAGAAATCGAACAAAGGTTAAAGTGGAAGACTTACGAACAACTGCAACGGTTTTTGCGTGAGAGAAGATTTCCGCAAGCGATCGCCTTAGCAGAAGCTTTGTCAGCGCGTCTACCCAAGGATGCAGAAGTTCGCCAATGGCAAGCGATCGCCTATCAAATTTGGGGACGCGCCTTGATTAATGAAAATCAACTCCTCAAAGCCAGAGTCTATCTGAAAAAAGCTTTAAAAACAGACCCTCATAACAAAGCCTTATGGGAAGAAGTGCAACGCGACTTTCAAAAATTAGAGCAGATATTCTAA
- a CDS encoding aromatic ring-hydroxylating dioxygenase subunit alpha, which translates to MEPEFNFFQHWYPVSPIEDLDPKRPTPVTVLGIRLVIWKPQSSETFRVFLDECPHRLAPLSEGRVDDKTGNLMCSYHGWEFDAEGICTKIPQAENAEIVTKNQDNFCVISLPVRQENDLLWVWPDAKSQELAHQTPLPLSPQIDASKGFVWSSFVRDLDYDWQTLVENVADPSHVPFAHHGVQGNREKATPVPLKIVQSSASLIEAQVDRNLKSTITFEPPCRLEYAISFGSGDKQVGLITYCIPVSPGKSRIVAQFSRNFAPGLNRIKPRWWDHITNRNNVLDGDMILLKQQESFLQQRQSQESWKTAYKLPTSADRLVIEFRKWFDQYCQGQLPWKEVGITITENTTLNNNREVVLDRYTQHTQHCSSCRQALKNIQRLQLFLLGYFVIIISGVAVLPDSLRVKLGLPLVITALLGLGLYSWLKLWLVPKFYFVDYIHAER; encoded by the coding sequence ATGGAACCTGAGTTTAATTTTTTTCAGCACTGGTATCCTGTCTCCCCCATTGAAGACTTAGACCCCAAACGGCCAACCCCTGTTACTGTTTTAGGAATACGTCTAGTTATCTGGAAACCTCAATCTTCAGAAACTTTTCGAGTATTTTTAGATGAATGTCCCCACCGTTTAGCACCTTTAAGTGAGGGTCGGGTTGATGATAAGACAGGTAATTTGATGTGTAGTTATCATGGCTGGGAATTTGACGCTGAAGGTATCTGTACAAAAATTCCCCAAGCTGAAAATGCAGAAATAGTTACCAAAAATCAGGATAATTTCTGCGTAATTTCCTTACCAGTCCGTCAAGAAAATGACTTACTTTGGGTTTGGCCTGATGCTAAATCACAAGAATTGGCTCATCAAACACCTTTACCTTTATCACCGCAAATAGACGCAAGCAAAGGCTTTGTTTGGAGTTCTTTTGTCCGTGATTTAGACTACGACTGGCAAACCCTAGTAGAAAATGTTGCCGATCCTAGTCATGTTCCTTTTGCTCATCACGGAGTGCAGGGTAATCGAGAAAAAGCAACACCAGTTCCTTTAAAGATTGTGCAATCTAGCGCCAGTTTGATTGAAGCGCAAGTTGACAGAAACCTCAAAAGTACAATTACCTTTGAACCTCCTTGTCGTTTGGAGTATGCAATTAGTTTTGGCAGTGGTGACAAACAGGTAGGGTTAATTACTTACTGTATTCCTGTATCTCCAGGTAAATCAAGGATTGTGGCTCAATTTAGCCGTAATTTTGCTCCAGGACTGAATCGTATTAAGCCTCGTTGGTGGGATCACATTACTAACCGAAATAATGTTCTGGATGGAGATATGATTTTACTCAAACAGCAAGAAAGTTTCCTCCAACAAAGACAGTCACAGGAAAGCTGGAAAACTGCATATAAGCTACCCACAAGTGCCGATCGCCTAGTCATTGAGTTTCGCAAGTGGTTTGATCAATATTGTCAGGGTCAATTACCTTGGAAAGAGGTAGGAATTACAATTACTGAAAATACCACGCTCAACAATAACCGTGAGGTTGTTCTAGACCGTTATACACAACACACACAGCATTGCAGTAGCTGTCGTCAAGCACTCAAAAATATCCAGCGACTACAACTTTTCCTTTTAGGATATTTTGTGATTATTATTTCCGGTGTTGCTGTTCTCCCCGATTCCTTACGAGTGAAGTTAGGCTTACCTTTAGTAATTACAGCACTGTTAGGATTAGGGCTTTATTCTTGGCTAAAATTATGGCTTGTGCCTAAATTTTACTTTGTAGATTATATTCACGCGGAAAGATAA
- a CDS encoding MoaD/ThiS family protein, whose amino-acid sequence MSKSAITITVKLFAAYQEAYGVSEIVLEFPDGTPVSAVRDRFITEHPELAKWRDITRFGVNLIFVEPDTALKDGDEVVLIPPVSGG is encoded by the coding sequence ATGTCCAAATCTGCAATTACTATTACCGTTAAACTATTTGCAGCGTATCAGGAAGCCTATGGAGTATCAGAAATAGTGTTGGAATTTCCCGATGGTACACCCGTTAGCGCAGTCCGCGATCGCTTCATCACCGAACACCCAGAACTCGCCAAATGGCGCGACATCACCCGCTTCGGCGTTAACCTAATATTTGTCGAACCCGATACAGCCTTAAAAGATGGCGATGAAGTAGTGCTGATACCGCCAGTTAGTGGTGGGTAA
- a CDS encoding DUF11 domain-containing protein: MVLPRRCARVKSLNRQRKALGSLALLLCIWGYWMQPAQAEGSRNLYPSGASGSRANLEWRNENFANLIKRRTLLKVYANAGEYILVGSSAVSVNSATVANTTGDIYVYDPGLVGGSVGSETIPSTPSFKCTSQPGRGKITSRAEELAGPKNIDGTGNTTGYTPCYYQAPTTGIYDVVIFGPDGFNASGDGNVTAQVGLTGSNNFNSEQKSSVAAWDVTVRSSTSSTTDLNGRLFSYYLALFTGNNGRPLYFTIYPVTIDGYRYRTDVRGLDPNGFVVYGNEVGFFDSDGTSTLYHNIVGSNEQVSNPQGGTKLARPQFPTFFNQPNPNALGYINRYDRNGTLQGTGITTNPVAPSVSNPNFTGNLSANNSKVGNGGNFTFSSNATGSYEIVIKGNGSTDFDPINPKNRVLRGYVDSIGTQTVPWDGKDNSGNFFPVGTNYQFKVRLRAGEYHFPVLDAENNFSGGPTITLLNPSSGYPLDLSGFGTTTGFYDDRVYKTKNGTIVHSTATQADIDNNAPLCGINPPTIRLSNQITGFDTSTNQRAFGQSGNLGNANTACNGSFGDTKGLDQWTFFPSTAANNFLNIVSPDLTISKTHTPTDFVKGSTGNYVISVPNSGSDATDKTEVKVIDNLPTGIIPLSAIGDGWSCTISGQTVTCTRSDVLAAGSSYPNININVSISSSITTSSVTNTATVSGGGDSNNNNNTSPPDVANIISSTPSLVLVKRITRINNQDLTNIVDGRSDVASTASNYVAAPRDADDNDSKWPNNYLRGSINAGNVKPGDDLEYTIYFLSNGQGNANKVQFCDLVPSNVTFISTAFNGLIPNDGGISGADQGIAMAVGSNIPTVYFSNAADSDRATFYPANDPTTPSFCSGSNKNGAVVVNITRTPDLPSLPPATGSGTPANSYGFIRFRGKVK; the protein is encoded by the coding sequence ATGGTCTTACCGAGACGTTGCGCGAGAGTTAAATCTCTCAACCGACAAAGAAAAGCCCTTGGTAGCCTGGCGTTATTATTATGTATCTGGGGCTATTGGATGCAGCCGGCTCAAGCTGAAGGTAGTAGGAATCTGTACCCTAGTGGGGCTTCTGGTTCTAGAGCTAACCTGGAATGGCGAAACGAAAATTTTGCAAACTTAATTAAACGACGTACCCTATTAAAAGTTTATGCCAACGCCGGAGAGTATATCTTAGTAGGTTCTAGTGCTGTAAGTGTAAATAGTGCTACGGTTGCAAATACTACTGGTGATATTTATGTTTATGATCCTGGCTTAGTAGGAGGTTCGGTAGGTAGTGAAACCATTCCCAGTACACCTAGTTTTAAGTGTACTTCTCAACCTGGACGAGGGAAAATTACTAGTAGAGCCGAGGAACTAGCAGGGCCTAAAAATATTGATGGAACAGGCAATACTACTGGATATACACCTTGTTACTATCAAGCGCCAACTACAGGAATTTATGATGTGGTCATCTTTGGCCCAGATGGATTTAATGCAAGTGGTGATGGAAATGTCACAGCTCAAGTTGGTTTAACTGGCAGTAACAACTTTAACTCTGAGCAAAAAAGTAGTGTTGCCGCTTGGGATGTTACTGTCCGTAGTAGCACTAGTTCCACGACAGACTTAAATGGACGTTTATTTTCTTACTATTTAGCATTATTTACAGGAAATAACGGTAGACCACTTTACTTCACAATCTATCCTGTTACCATTGATGGTTATAGATATAGAACCGACGTTCGTGGATTAGATCCTAACGGATTTGTGGTTTATGGAAACGAAGTAGGTTTTTTTGATAGTGATGGTACAAGCACTTTGTATCACAATATTGTTGGTAGTAATGAACAAGTGTCTAACCCACAGGGTGGGACAAAATTAGCCCGTCCTCAATTTCCCACTTTTTTCAATCAGCCCAATCCCAACGCTTTAGGTTACATCAATCGTTATGACCGCAATGGGACTTTACAAGGTACAGGGATTACCACTAATCCCGTTGCTCCAAGTGTGAGCAATCCTAATTTTACTGGTAATCTTTCCGCTAACAACAGTAAGGTTGGTAATGGTGGTAATTTTACCTTTAGTAGCAACGCCACAGGAAGCTACGAAATTGTGATTAAAGGTAATGGTAGTACAGATTTTGACCCAATCAATCCCAAAAACCGAGTTTTGAGAGGTTATGTGGACTCAATTGGTACACAAACTGTTCCTTGGGACGGTAAAGATAATAGTGGTAATTTCTTCCCAGTTGGTACAAATTATCAATTTAAAGTCAGACTCAGGGCGGGAGAATATCATTTTCCTGTATTAGATGCAGAAAATAACTTCTCCGGCGGCCCAACAATTACTCTGCTGAACCCTTCTAGTGGATATCCCCTTGATTTGTCAGGTTTTGGTACAACAACGGGTTTCTATGATGATCGCGTCTATAAAACTAAAAATGGAACGATTGTCCATTCAACGGCAACGCAAGCTGATATTGACAATAATGCTCCCCTATGTGGAATTAACCCACCTACGATTAGATTAAGTAATCAAATTACAGGTTTTGATACCAGTACAAATCAACGCGCCTTTGGTCAGTCGGGTAATTTAGGTAATGCCAACACTGCCTGTAACGGCTCATTTGGAGATACCAAAGGTTTAGACCAGTGGACATTCTTTCCCAGCACTGCTGCTAATAATTTTCTCAATATTGTTAGTCCTGATTTAACAATTAGTAAAACCCATACACCAACTGATTTTGTTAAAGGTAGTACAGGTAATTATGTAATATCTGTACCTAACTCTGGTAGTGATGCTACTGATAAAACTGAAGTTAAGGTTATAGATAATCTCCCAACAGGTATCATTCCTCTATCTGCAATAGGTGATGGGTGGAGTTGTACAATTTCTGGTCAAACGGTTACTTGTACTCGTAGCGATGTTTTAGCCGCAGGTAGTAGTTATCCTAATATAAATATTAATGTATCTATTAGTTCTAGTATTACAACTAGTAGTGTGACTAATACAGCGACTGTATCCGGTGGTGGCGATAGCAATAATAACAATAATACTAGTCCCCCTGATGTTGCTAATATTATCAGCTCTACACCAAGCTTAGTTTTAGTTAAACGCATCACTCGCATTAACAACCAAGACTTAACTAATATTGTAGATGGACGTAGTGATGTAGCTTCTACTGCCAGTAATTATGTAGCAGCACCAAGGGATGCCGATGATAATGATTCTAAATGGCCTAATAATTATTTACGCGGTTCAATTAATGCTGGCAACGTTAAACCAGGGGATGATTTAGAATACACTATTTACTTTCTCTCTAATGGTCAAGGCAATGCAAATAAAGTTCAATTCTGTGATTTGGTTCCCAGTAATGTAACTTTTATCTCTACTGCTTTTAATGGTTTAATACCCAATGATGGAGGTATATCTGGCGCAGATCAAGGTATTGCTATGGCTGTCGGTTCTAATATACCTACAGTTTACTTTAGTAATGCGGCAGATAGCGATCGCGCCACTTTTTACCCAGCTAATGACCCAACTACACCTAGTTTTTGCTCTGGCAGTAATAAAAACGGCGCTGTAGTAGTCAATATTACTCGTACTCCTGATTTACCTAGTTTACCTCCTGCGACTGGTAGCGGGACACCAGCTAATTCTTACGGGTTTATCCGCTTTCGCGGGAAAGTGAAGTAG